A genome region from Phocoena sinus isolate mPhoSin1 chromosome 16, mPhoSin1.pri, whole genome shotgun sequence includes the following:
- the ZDHHC6 gene encoding palmitoyltransferase ZDHHC6 isoform X4 encodes MPCLLVLASSLWGGNRKILRIACTSNIVKSAKHTRHHGHIIAESVTAPLGCIHAAFIFVMTMYTQLYNRLSFGWNTVKIDMSTARRDPPPIIPFGLAAFAATLFALGLALGTTIAVGMLFFIQMKIILRNKTSIESWIEEKAKDRIQYYQLDEVFVFPYDMGSRWKNFKQVFTWSGVPKGDGLDWPIREGCHPYSLTIEQLKQKADKRVRSVQYKVIEDYSGTCCPLNRGIKTFFTSPCTEEPRIRLQKGEFILATRGLRYWLYGDKILDDSIKEDVSRIRGWFPRNCVEKCPCDAETDQAPEGEKKNR; translated from the exons ATGCCATGTTTGTTGGTCCTGGCTTCGTCCCTCTGGGGTGGAAACCG GAAAATTCTCAGGATAGCATGTACCTCCAATATTGTAAAGTCTGCCAAGCATACAAGGCACCACGGTCACATCATTGCAGAAAGTGTAACAG CACCACTGGGTTGTATTCATGCTGCCTTTATTTTTGTTATGACAATGTATACACAGCTTTATAATCGG CTCTCCTTTGGGTGGAACACGGTAAAGATTGATATGAGTACAGCCCGGAGAGATCCTCCTCCGATTATTCCATTTGGATTAGCTGCATTTGCTGCCACCTTGTTTGCCTTGGGATTAGCTTTAGGAACAACCATAGCTGTTGGGATGTTGTTTTTTATCCAG ATGAAAATAATTCTCAGAAACAAAACTTCTATTGAATCATGGATTGAAGAGAAG GCTAAAGATCGAATTCAGTATTATCAACTAGATGaagtctttgtttttccttatgaTATGGGAAGTAGATGGAAGAACTTTAAACAGGTTTTTACGTGGTCAGGGGTCCCCAAAGGAGATGGACTGGATTGGCCAATAAGAGAAGGCTGTCACCCGTACAGCTTAACA ATAGAACAGTTGAAACAAAAAGCAGATAAAAGAGTCAGAAGT GTTCAGTATAAAGTAATAGAAGATTATAGTGGTACCTGCTGTCCTTTGAATAGAGGAATCAAAACCTTCTTCACGAGCCCCTGCACTGAAGAGCCTCGGATAAGGCTACAGAAAGGGGAGTTCATTTTAGCCACAAGAGGCTTACG atacTGGTTGTATGGAGATAAAATTCTTGATGATTCCATTAAAGAAG ATGTTTCAAGAATAAGAGGATGGTTCCCTAGAAACTGTGTAGAAAAGTGTCCCTGCGATGCTGAAACAGATCAAGCCCCAGAGGGCGAGAAGAAAAATAGATAG
- the ZDHHC6 gene encoding palmitoyltransferase ZDHHC6 isoform X2 yields MGTFCSVIKFENLQEVKRLCHWGPIIALGVIAICSTMAMIDSVLWYWPLHTTGGSMNFIMLINWTVMILYNYFNAMFVGPGFVPLGWKPENSQDSMYLQYCKVCQAYKAPRSHHCRKCNRCVMKMDHHCPWINNCCGYQNHASFTLFLLLAPLGCIHAAFIFVMTMYTQLYNRLSFGWNTVKIDMSTARRDPPPIIPFGLAAFAATLFALGLALGTTIAVGMLFFIQMKIILRNKTSIESWIEEKAKDRIQYYQLDEVFVFPYDMGSRWKNFKQVFTWSGVPKGDGLDWPIREGCHPYSLTIEQLKQKADKRVRSVQYKVIEDYSGTCCPLNRGIKTFFTSPCTEEPRIRLQKGEFILATRGLRYWLYGDKILDDSIKEVSFSPSDVSRIRGWFPRNCVEKCPCDAETDQAPEGEKKNR; encoded by the exons ATGGGTACATTCTGCTCAGTTATCAAGTTTGAAAATCTACAAGAAGTAAAGAGACTTTGTCACTGGGGTCCCATTATAGCCCTTGGTGTTATAGCAATATGTTCTACCATGGCCATGATTGACTCTGTGTTGTGGTATTGGCCCTTACATACCACTGGAGGAAGCATGAACTTCATCATGTTGATAAATTGGACTGTCATGATTCTTTATAATTACTTCAATGCCATGTTTGTTGGTCCTGGCTTCGTCCCTCTGGGGTGGAAACCG GAAAATTCTCAGGATAGCATGTACCTCCAATATTGTAAAGTCTGCCAAGCATACAAGGCACCACGGTCACATCATTGCAGAAAGTGTAACAG GTGTGTGATGAAGATGGACCATCACTGTCCTTGGATCAACAACTGCTGTGGTTATCAAAATCATGCTTCGTTCACACTGTTTCTCCTTTTAGCACCACTGGGTTGTATTCATGCTGCCTTTATTTTTGTTATGACAATGTATACACAGCTTTATAATCGG CTCTCCTTTGGGTGGAACACGGTAAAGATTGATATGAGTACAGCCCGGAGAGATCCTCCTCCGATTATTCCATTTGGATTAGCTGCATTTGCTGCCACCTTGTTTGCCTTGGGATTAGCTTTAGGAACAACCATAGCTGTTGGGATGTTGTTTTTTATCCAG ATGAAAATAATTCTCAGAAACAAAACTTCTATTGAATCATGGATTGAAGAGAAG GCTAAAGATCGAATTCAGTATTATCAACTAGATGaagtctttgtttttccttatgaTATGGGAAGTAGATGGAAGAACTTTAAACAGGTTTTTACGTGGTCAGGGGTCCCCAAAGGAGATGGACTGGATTGGCCAATAAGAGAAGGCTGTCACCCGTACAGCTTAACA ATAGAACAGTTGAAACAAAAAGCAGATAAAAGAGTCAGAAGT GTTCAGTATAAAGTAATAGAAGATTATAGTGGTACCTGCTGTCCTTTGAATAGAGGAATCAAAACCTTCTTCACGAGCCCCTGCACTGAAGAGCCTCGGATAAGGCTACAGAAAGGGGAGTTCATTTTAGCCACAAGAGGCTTACG atacTGGTTGTATGGAGATAAAATTCTTGATGATTCCATTAAAGAAG TTTCATTTTCTCCCTCAGATGTTTCAAGAATAAGAGGATGGTTCCCTAGAAACTGTGTAGAAAAGTGTCCCTGCGATGCTGAAACAGATCAAGCCCCAGAGGGCGAGAAGAAAAATAGATAG
- the ZDHHC6 gene encoding palmitoyltransferase ZDHHC6 isoform X1, whose amino-acid sequence MGTFCSVIKFENLQEVKRLCHWGPIIALGVIAICSTMAMIDSVLWYWPLHTTGGSMNFIMLINWTVMILYNYFNAMFVGPGFVPLGWKPENSQDSMYLQYCKVCQAYKAPRSHHCRKCNRCVMKMDHHCPWINNCCGYQNHASFTLFLLLAPLGCIHAAFIFVMTMYTQLYNRLSFGWNTVKIDMSTARRDPPPIIPFGLAAFAATLFALGLALGTTIAVGMLFFIQMKIILRNKTSIESWIEEKAKDRIQYYQLDEVFVFPYDMGSRWKNFKQVFTWSGVPKGDGLDWPIREGCHPYSLTIEQLKQKADKRVRSVQYKVIEDYSGTCCPLNRGIKTFFTSPCTEEPRIRLQKGEFILATRGLRYWLYGDKILDDSIKEDVSRIRGWFPRNCVEKCPCDAETDQAPEGEKKNR is encoded by the exons ATGGGTACATTCTGCTCAGTTATCAAGTTTGAAAATCTACAAGAAGTAAAGAGACTTTGTCACTGGGGTCCCATTATAGCCCTTGGTGTTATAGCAATATGTTCTACCATGGCCATGATTGACTCTGTGTTGTGGTATTGGCCCTTACATACCACTGGAGGAAGCATGAACTTCATCATGTTGATAAATTGGACTGTCATGATTCTTTATAATTACTTCAATGCCATGTTTGTTGGTCCTGGCTTCGTCCCTCTGGGGTGGAAACCG GAAAATTCTCAGGATAGCATGTACCTCCAATATTGTAAAGTCTGCCAAGCATACAAGGCACCACGGTCACATCATTGCAGAAAGTGTAACAG GTGTGTGATGAAGATGGACCATCACTGTCCTTGGATCAACAACTGCTGTGGTTATCAAAATCATGCTTCGTTCACACTGTTTCTCCTTTTAGCACCACTGGGTTGTATTCATGCTGCCTTTATTTTTGTTATGACAATGTATACACAGCTTTATAATCGG CTCTCCTTTGGGTGGAACACGGTAAAGATTGATATGAGTACAGCCCGGAGAGATCCTCCTCCGATTATTCCATTTGGATTAGCTGCATTTGCTGCCACCTTGTTTGCCTTGGGATTAGCTTTAGGAACAACCATAGCTGTTGGGATGTTGTTTTTTATCCAG ATGAAAATAATTCTCAGAAACAAAACTTCTATTGAATCATGGATTGAAGAGAAG GCTAAAGATCGAATTCAGTATTATCAACTAGATGaagtctttgtttttccttatgaTATGGGAAGTAGATGGAAGAACTTTAAACAGGTTTTTACGTGGTCAGGGGTCCCCAAAGGAGATGGACTGGATTGGCCAATAAGAGAAGGCTGTCACCCGTACAGCTTAACA ATAGAACAGTTGAAACAAAAAGCAGATAAAAGAGTCAGAAGT GTTCAGTATAAAGTAATAGAAGATTATAGTGGTACCTGCTGTCCTTTGAATAGAGGAATCAAAACCTTCTTCACGAGCCCCTGCACTGAAGAGCCTCGGATAAGGCTACAGAAAGGGGAGTTCATTTTAGCCACAAGAGGCTTACG atacTGGTTGTATGGAGATAAAATTCTTGATGATTCCATTAAAGAAG ATGTTTCAAGAATAAGAGGATGGTTCCCTAGAAACTGTGTAGAAAAGTGTCCCTGCGATGCTGAAACAGATCAAGCCCCAGAGGGCGAGAAGAAAAATAGATAG
- the ZDHHC6 gene encoding palmitoyltransferase ZDHHC6 isoform X3 — MGTFCSVIKFENLQEVKRLCHWGPIIALGVIAICSTMAMIDSVLWYWPLHTTGGSMNFIMLINWTVMILYNYFNAMFVGPGFVPLGWKPENSQDSMYLQYCKVCQAYKAPRSHHCRKCNRCVMKMDHHCPWINNCCGYQNHASFTLFLLLAPLGCIHAAFIFVMTMYTQLYNRMKIILRNKTSIESWIEEKAKDRIQYYQLDEVFVFPYDMGSRWKNFKQVFTWSGVPKGDGLDWPIREGCHPYSLTIEQLKQKADKRVRSVQYKVIEDYSGTCCPLNRGIKTFFTSPCTEEPRIRLQKGEFILATRGLRYWLYGDKILDDSIKEDVSRIRGWFPRNCVEKCPCDAETDQAPEGEKKNR, encoded by the exons ATGGGTACATTCTGCTCAGTTATCAAGTTTGAAAATCTACAAGAAGTAAAGAGACTTTGTCACTGGGGTCCCATTATAGCCCTTGGTGTTATAGCAATATGTTCTACCATGGCCATGATTGACTCTGTGTTGTGGTATTGGCCCTTACATACCACTGGAGGAAGCATGAACTTCATCATGTTGATAAATTGGACTGTCATGATTCTTTATAATTACTTCAATGCCATGTTTGTTGGTCCTGGCTTCGTCCCTCTGGGGTGGAAACCG GAAAATTCTCAGGATAGCATGTACCTCCAATATTGTAAAGTCTGCCAAGCATACAAGGCACCACGGTCACATCATTGCAGAAAGTGTAACAG GTGTGTGATGAAGATGGACCATCACTGTCCTTGGATCAACAACTGCTGTGGTTATCAAAATCATGCTTCGTTCACACTGTTTCTCCTTTTAGCACCACTGGGTTGTATTCATGCTGCCTTTATTTTTGTTATGACAATGTATACACAGCTTTATAATCGG ATGAAAATAATTCTCAGAAACAAAACTTCTATTGAATCATGGATTGAAGAGAAG GCTAAAGATCGAATTCAGTATTATCAACTAGATGaagtctttgtttttccttatgaTATGGGAAGTAGATGGAAGAACTTTAAACAGGTTTTTACGTGGTCAGGGGTCCCCAAAGGAGATGGACTGGATTGGCCAATAAGAGAAGGCTGTCACCCGTACAGCTTAACA ATAGAACAGTTGAAACAAAAAGCAGATAAAAGAGTCAGAAGT GTTCAGTATAAAGTAATAGAAGATTATAGTGGTACCTGCTGTCCTTTGAATAGAGGAATCAAAACCTTCTTCACGAGCCCCTGCACTGAAGAGCCTCGGATAAGGCTACAGAAAGGGGAGTTCATTTTAGCCACAAGAGGCTTACG atacTGGTTGTATGGAGATAAAATTCTTGATGATTCCATTAAAGAAG ATGTTTCAAGAATAAGAGGATGGTTCCCTAGAAACTGTGTAGAAAAGTGTCCCTGCGATGCTGAAACAGATCAAGCCCCAGAGGGCGAGAAGAAAAATAGATAG